The DNA sequence CACGGGCTATCGAACTGGGCTTTTTCCGGGTCTCCTCGCTACTGTTCTGGGTCATCAATGCCGTGGTCCTGCTGAGCAGCCTGCGCAAACCCCTGCACAATCTGTTCATTCTGCTATTGCCGCTGTCCGCCCTGGGCATCATCGCCTCGTTACTGGGGCGCAATGCTTCGGGGCACCCACTGGTGCTCGATTACACCCTGGCCAGTCATGTGCTCCTGTCGATTCTGGCCTACAGCCTTCTGACCATCGCCACCCTGCAGGCGCTGCTTCTGGCCTGGCAGAATCACCAACTGAAGCACCGCCACCCCACCGGCCGGGTGCGCCTGCTCCCGCCGCTGCAGACCATGGAGGCCCTGCTGTTCGAGTTGCTCTGGGCCGGTCACCTGGCGCTGACCCTGTCGATCATTTCCGGCTTTGTGTTTCTTGACGACCTCTTTGCCCAGCACCTGGCCCACAAGACGGTGTTCTCACTCGCCGCCTGGGTCATCTACAGCGTGCTACTTGGAGGCCGTCACTACCTGGGCTGGCGGGGCTATACCGCCATCCGCTGGACGCTGGGCGGCTTTCTGCTGCTGATGCTGGCGTATTTTGGTAGCAAGTTGGTGTTGGAGCTGATTCTCGGGGCCGTCTGACTATTGATTCGGGGGGAGTTCTGCTTCAAGATACCCGGCCTCGCAGCAGAATGGGCATAAGTCGCCTTGAACGAAGCACCGCTAGAAATACTGTTTGCCGCGCTCATCGGACTGTTGGTCCTCTCCGCGTTCTTCTCCAGCTCGGAAACCGGGATGATGTCCATCAACCGGTACCGCCTGAAGCACCTGACCAAAAAAGGTGATCATCGGGCGATTCGCGTGACTGGCCTTCTGAAGACTCCCGACAAGTTGATCGGCCTGATTCTGATCGGCAACAACCTGGTCAATATTTTTGCCGCCTCCATCGCCACCGTCATCGGTGTTCGCCTCTACGGCGATGCCGGTATTGCCGCTGCGGGCCTGATCCTGACATTT is a window from the Marinimicrobium koreense genome containing:
- a CDS encoding cytochrome C assembly family protein → MTTLLLNSLAAALYLLTGAYLIWTLLQGREPHRRHLLIAVAVALVVHGIGVYQLVALPRAIELGFFRVSSLLFWVINAVVLLSSLRKPLHNLFILLLPLSALGIIASLLGRNASGHPLVLDYTLASHVLLSILAYSLLTIATLQALLLAWQNHQLKHRHPTGRVRLLPPLQTMEALLFELLWAGHLALTLSIISGFVFLDDLFAQHLAHKTVFSLAAWVIYSVLLGGRHYLGWRGYTAIRWTLGGFLLLMLAYFGSKLVLELILGAV